The Myxococcales bacterium genomic sequence ACCTACGCTTTCGAGACTTTTCACGCCGAACGGCAGACACCGCTTTCGAGCGTTCGGATGGAAACCTCGAGCGAGTGCCTAACAGTTCCGGTCCTGTAAAGCCATGCGCCGGCTGGCATAGGCAAGCGAGATGCCGGGCGGTCCTAGCCATGCCGCCGATGTACCAGCCTTCGGATCTGCCGGTGTCCGCAAAATGCATCTGGCGGGTCGTAACGATGACGGTCACCTCGTCATCACCTGGGGCTGTGGCAAGCGCAATGAGGCCGCGCTTTGCCAGCTCCCCGTCGGTCCCTTCGAGAAGGAGGGGGCGTTGCCCGTGCAAGAAGGCTTGGCCGCGCTGCGCATCGCGCCTGCGGGCGACGGCGCCGTCATCATTGCGGGTCTCAAAGGGCTCGCCGGCAAGGCCGCTTTCGTCGCCAAGGTGCAGATCGAGGAGCCGAAGCCCTGAAATCGCGGGGCCGTCGTCGCGCCGTCCTGACACCCGGGGGCACCAATCACCGCGCGAGGGCCACCACGCCGCGGTGCTCACCCTTCCCTGTCTCCGGGTGCCCCCACCGAAAACTGAGCCGCGAACAGAGCCACTGCGTCTCCCGGTGTTGGAGGTAGCAGCTTGAGCACATCATCTCGTCCCGTGAACCCTGCCCCTGGACTTTGCGCCGAGCGCACCTATGCGCGGGTCTGCCGCTCTCGGCGTCAGGCTAAACCCGGGAGGGCGGGCCTGGCTGCGTTTTTGGCATGCGGTCTCCTGGCGTGCGGACCCCAAGGTGGCGACGCGACTGGGGCCGGAGGCTCCGGGATGGGCCCTGACGCCGGTGACGCCTTCCGGGGGCTGGGCGACTTTCCGGAGGGTGGTCAGCTCGCCCCCCCCGCCGCCCGAACCCGAGCCCACCGAGACGAACAACTGTGGCGTCAAAACTGTCATGCCGACCAAACGAGGGTCCTCGGTCGTCATGGTGGCTGATGCCTCGAAGAACGGCGCACAGAGCCTCCGCTACGCATTCACCACGCTCCGTGGTCTCGTCGACCAGCAAAACCTCAGCGGCTGGTCTTTGACGACCACGCCATCGGCAACGACAGCCAACTGCGGAATCCAGCAAACAGTGGGGTTTGGCTCCAATGCCGCCCGGTGGAAAGAGGTGATGGACGACGAGTCGAAGTGGACTGGGCAGGGCAACGCGTCGCTGCGCGCAGCCATCGATAGTGCGACCACGCGTCTCATGGCGCAATCTGGGATGGGCCGCGACAAGTTCATCATTCTCATGACCTCCGGAGGGGGCCTTGGCCACTGCAGCCCCGATGACTACCACCCCGAGGAGTCCATCACGGCGGCCCTCACGCAAGGGATCAGGACCTATCTGCTCGGCACGTCTCGCATCGTCAACGAACGGGAAAAGCTGAACGAGATGGCCTTGGCAGGAGGCGTGGCACGCGACGATGAGATCAAGTTCTACGAATCGTTCAACGACGAGGACATTCGCAACATCCTCATGTCGCTCAGCCAGCAGCTCGCCTCTTGTCGGTTGGACCTCGGCGAGGCGCCTCCCGTTGCAGACAACGTGCTCGTGAAGGTCGGGCAAACAAAGCTTGAGTTCGGTTCGGAAAACGGTTGGGTCTACGACGGCAATGACGTCGTGCTGGTGCAGGGCAATGCGTGCACGAAACTCATCGAGGGCGAAGCACAGGTCTCAGTTCTTTTCGGCTGCCCTGGCATCCCGGTACTCTAGGAGGCGTAACGCAGCTGGCTCGCGCTTCCCACGCGCGTCTGCCGATAGGTAAATCAAAGCGTGTTTTGTGGTCGTGGGCGCAGAGGATGGGGAGAAGGGGCGTGGAAAAGATCGGCGGATTGGGCCAAGAAAGAGGACGGTGATTGGCCGCCAAGGCGTGTTCGTCGTGGGGCGGGCATAGCTGCGCCTTTGAGGCCCGCA encodes the following:
- a CDS encoding VWA domain-containing protein, with translation MPTKRGSSVVMVADASKNGAQSLRYAFTTLRGLVDQQNLSGWSLTTTPSATTANCGIQQTVGFGSNAARWKEVMDDESKWTGQGNASLRAAIDSATTRLMAQSGMGRDKFIILMTSGGGLGHCSPDDYHPEESITAALTQGIRTYLLGTSRIVNEREKLNEMALAGGVARDDEIKFYESFNDEDIRNILMSLSQQLASCRLDLGEAPPVADNVLVKVGQTKLEFGSENGWVYDGNDVVLVQGNACTKLIEGEAQVSVLFGCPGIPVL